From the Pongo pygmaeus isolate AG05252 chromosome X, NHGRI_mPonPyg2-v2.0_pri, whole genome shotgun sequence genome, one window contains:
- the PDZD11 gene encoding PDZ domain-containing protein 11 isoform X2, with translation MDSRIPYDDYPVVFLPAYENPPAWIPPHERVHHPDYNNELTQFLPRTITLKKPPGAQLGFNIRGGKASQLGIFISKVIPDSDAHRAGLQEGDQVLAVNDVDFQDIEHSKAVEILKTAREISMRVRFFPYNYHRQKERTVH, from the exons ATGGACAGCCGTATTCCTTATGATGACTACCCGGTGGTTTTCTTGCCTGCCTATGAGAATCCTCCAGCATGGATTCCTCCTCATGAG AGGGTACACCACCCAGACTACAACAATGAGTTGACCCAGTTTCTGCCCCGAACCATCACACTGAAGAAGCCTCCTGGAGCTCAG TTGGGATTTAACATCCGAGGAGGAAAGGCCTCCCAGCTAGGCATCTTCATCTCCAAG GTGATTCCTGACTCTGATGCACATAGAGCAGGACTTCAGGAAGGGGACCAAGTTCTAGCTGTGAATGATGTGGATTTCCAAGATATTGAGCACAGCAAG GCTGTTGAGATCCTGAAGACAGCTCGTGAAATCAGCATGCGTGTGCGCTTCTTTCCCTACA aTTATCATCGCCAAAAAGAGAGGACTGTGCACTAG
- the PDZD11 gene encoding PDZ domain-containing protein 11 isoform X1, which produces MDSRIPYDDYPVVFLPAYENPPAWIPPHERVHHPDYNNELTQFLPRTITLKKPPGAQLGFNIRGGKASQLGIFISKVIPDSDAHRAGLQEGDQVLAVNDVDFQDIEHSKAVEILKTAREISMRVRFFPYTSRPKPPASIQASS; this is translated from the exons ATGGACAGCCGTATTCCTTATGATGACTACCCGGTGGTTTTCTTGCCTGCCTATGAGAATCCTCCAGCATGGATTCCTCCTCATGAG AGGGTACACCACCCAGACTACAACAATGAGTTGACCCAGTTTCTGCCCCGAACCATCACACTGAAGAAGCCTCCTGGAGCTCAG TTGGGATTTAACATCCGAGGAGGAAAGGCCTCCCAGCTAGGCATCTTCATCTCCAAG GTGATTCCTGACTCTGATGCACATAGAGCAGGACTTCAGGAAGGGGACCAAGTTCTAGCTGTGAATGATGTGGATTTCCAAGATATTGAGCACAGCAAG GCTGTTGAGATCCTGAAGACAGCTCGTGAAATCAGCATGCGTGTGCGCTTCTTTCCCTACA